A single region of the Roseofilum capinflatum BLCC-M114 genome encodes:
- the sufD gene encoding Fe-S cluster assembly protein SufD produces MSTLSVGALSPTELNRENPRLYAVQQLLKTRLGFDKPELDPALVSLIQAVREHGAAIASELQFPSSKDEEWRFTDISRLLGVDFQPATVPSGAFMDITPFILPEAEHSRLVFVNGVYSADLSDLSGLDVETVTHLLSGAVAEVQLNSYLGKQPGNQEVFTALNSASLQDGALVWIPANQVIETPIHVLFLSVEEGEAEIASPRTLVVAGANSSVTLIEQYVTISSCPAAPGITPYFSNAVTEVWLEDNAQVNHTRIQQEGQQTIHISKTAVSQNRDSRYTLNTISLGAGLSRHNIDVIHQGEGTQTTLNGLTEITGQQCSDTHSSVNHLYPNGSSNQLHKCIVDQKAHGIFNGKVFVPKAAQLTNAQQLNRSLVLSDKAKVDTKPQLQITADNVKCSHGATVSQLEEEEVFYLQSRGLSKEASRHLLIDAFANEILARIPLTSLQGKLAQCLSCRTNF; encoded by the coding sequence ATGAGTACGCTTTCAGTTGGGGCTTTATCCCCCACGGAACTGAACCGGGAAAATCCCCGGCTTTATGCAGTGCAACAGCTTCTGAAGACTCGCCTAGGGTTTGATAAACCGGAACTCGATCCGGCGCTGGTGTCCTTAATTCAGGCAGTGCGAGAACATGGGGCGGCGATCGCCTCAGAACTGCAATTTCCTAGCTCCAAGGACGAGGAATGGCGGTTTACCGATATTTCTCGCCTCTTGGGTGTGGACTTCCAACCCGCCACTGTGCCCAGTGGAGCGTTTATGGATATTACGCCCTTTATCTTGCCAGAAGCAGAACACAGCCGTCTGGTCTTTGTCAATGGCGTATATTCTGCCGATCTCTCCGATCTCTCTGGGCTTGATGTAGAAACAGTGACCCACCTGTTATCAGGAGCAGTTGCGGAAGTTCAACTTAATTCCTACTTGGGCAAACAACCGGGAAATCAAGAAGTCTTTACTGCCCTCAATAGCGCCAGCTTACAGGATGGGGCGCTGGTGTGGATACCGGCAAATCAGGTAATAGAAACACCGATTCATGTGCTGTTTTTATCGGTAGAAGAGGGAGAAGCGGAAATTGCCAGTCCCCGCACCTTAGTGGTAGCGGGAGCCAATAGTTCCGTTACCCTGATTGAACAGTATGTCACCATTAGCAGTTGTCCAGCCGCTCCCGGAATTACCCCCTACTTTAGTAATGCGGTGACCGAAGTTTGGTTAGAAGACAATGCCCAAGTGAACCATACTCGCATTCAGCAGGAAGGACAGCAAACCATCCACATCAGCAAAACCGCAGTTTCTCAAAACCGTGACAGCCGATATACACTCAATACGATTAGTTTAGGAGCCGGTTTATCCCGTCATAATATTGATGTGATTCACCAAGGAGAAGGAACCCAAACTACGCTCAATGGCTTAACTGAAATTACCGGTCAACAATGCTCGGATACCCATAGTAGCGTTAATCATTTGTATCCGAATGGCAGCAGTAATCAACTGCATAAATGCATTGTGGATCAAAAAGCCCATGGGATATTTAATGGTAAAGTCTTTGTGCCCAAAGCCGCTCAGTTAACCAACGCCCAACAGCTTAATCGCAGTTTGGTTTTGTCAGACAAGGCGAAAGTAGACACCAAACCGCAACTCCAAATTACCGCCGATAATGTCAAATGCTCCCATGGGGCAACGGTGAGTCAGTTAGAAGAGGAAGAAGTCTTCTATCTACAAAGTCGAGGCTTATCGAAAGAAGCCAGTCGTCATCTGCTGATTGATGCCTTTGCCAATGAGATTTTAGCTCGCATTCCTCTGACTTCCTTGCAAGGTAAATTGGCTCAGTGTCTCTCGTGCCGTACCAATTTTTGA
- a CDS encoding SufS family cysteine desulfurase, with product MTFTQPKTLAALVRDDFPILDQEAHGNPLVYLDNAATSQKPKAVLEQLQNYYQRDNANVHRGIHLLSCRATEAYEGARDKVAGFVNARSRNEIVFTRNASEAVNLVAYAWGLNTLKPGDEIITSVMEHHSNLVPWQMIAQKTGAVLKFVELTETEEFDFEQFKSLLSPQTKLVAVVHGSNTLGCINPVEEIVKEAHKVGAKVLIDACQSAPHLKLDVQAIDCDWLVASGHKMCGPTGIGFLYGKLELLEAMPPFLGGGEMISEVFLDRATYAELPHKFEAGTPAIGEAIALGAAIDYLTGIGLDQIHAYELELTDYLFEQLLQVPDVRIYGPKPDQNKVRSALATFTTGEIHVNDIASLLDQAGVAIRTGHHCTQPLHRILGVNSTARASLYFYNTFTDIDRFIVALKDTLAFFKSIL from the coding sequence ATGACTTTTACCCAACCCAAAACCCTAGCCGCTCTTGTCCGAGATGATTTTCCCATTCTGGATCAAGAAGCCCATGGAAATCCGTTAGTGTATTTGGATAATGCGGCAACCTCCCAAAAACCGAAAGCGGTTTTAGAGCAATTACAAAACTATTATCAACGGGATAATGCCAATGTGCATCGGGGGATTCATTTACTCAGTTGCCGCGCTACAGAAGCCTATGAAGGCGCTAGGGATAAGGTAGCAGGGTTTGTGAATGCGCGATCGCGTAATGAAATCGTATTCACCCGTAATGCGAGTGAAGCGGTTAATTTAGTTGCCTATGCTTGGGGGTTGAATACCCTGAAACCGGGGGATGAAATTATTACTTCTGTGATGGAGCATCACAGTAATTTAGTCCCTTGGCAAATGATTGCCCAAAAAACCGGCGCAGTCTTAAAGTTTGTTGAGTTAACGGAAACAGAAGAGTTTGACTTTGAGCAGTTTAAGTCCTTGCTCAGTCCCCAAACTAAGTTAGTGGCAGTGGTTCATGGCTCCAATACCTTGGGCTGTATTAATCCGGTAGAAGAAATTGTCAAAGAAGCTCATAAAGTGGGCGCAAAAGTGTTAATTGATGCCTGCCAAAGTGCCCCCCATTTAAAGTTAGATGTTCAGGCGATCGATTGTGATTGGTTAGTGGCTTCTGGCCATAAAATGTGCGGGCCGACGGGGATTGGTTTCCTGTATGGAAAATTGGAATTACTCGAAGCGATGCCACCCTTTTTAGGGGGTGGAGAAATGATTTCTGAAGTGTTTTTAGATCGCGCTACCTATGCCGAACTGCCCCACAAATTTGAAGCGGGAACGCCTGCCATTGGTGAGGCGATCGCCCTCGGTGCAGCGATCGATTATTTAACCGGTATTGGATTAGACCAAATCCACGCCTATGAATTGGAGTTAACCGATTACTTATTTGAGCAACTCCTGCAAGTGCCCGACGTGAGAATTTATGGGCCAAAACCCGACCAGAACAAGGTTAGATCGGCTCTAGCTACCTTCACTACGGGCGAGATCCATGTCAATGATATTGCTTCTCTGTTAGATCAAGCCGGTGTAGCCATTCGTACCGGACACCATTGCACTCAACCCTTACACCGAATTTTAGGGGTCAATTCCACCGCCAGAGCCAGCCTCTATTTCTACAATACCTTTACCGACATCGATCGCTTTATTGTCGCCCTCAAAGACACCCTAGCCTTTTTCAAGAGTATTTTGTAG
- the sufC gene encoding Fe-S cluster assembly ATPase SufC, whose product MSILSVRNLTANVAGQSILKGLNLDIKAGEIHAIMGPNGSGKSTFSKILAGHPAYEVTGGEIIYKGENLLEMEPEDRATSGVFLAFQYPLEIPGVSNLDFLRVAYNSKRKQQGLEELDTFDFQDLVEEKLDVVKMDAAFLDRSVNEGFSGGEKKRNEILQMALLEPTLAILDETDSGLDIDALKIVANGVNQLTRPDNAVLMITHYQRLLNYIVPDYVHVMADGRILRTGGKELALELESRGYDWILEEALQGVK is encoded by the coding sequence ATGAGTATTTTATCAGTACGCAATCTGACCGCGAATGTGGCGGGTCAATCGATTCTCAAAGGTTTAAACTTGGACATTAAGGCGGGAGAAATCCATGCCATTATGGGGCCCAATGGTTCTGGAAAAAGTACGTTTTCTAAGATTCTTGCGGGTCATCCAGCCTATGAAGTCACCGGTGGCGAGATTATTTATAAAGGTGAGAATTTGCTGGAGATGGAACCGGAAGATCGGGCGACTTCTGGGGTGTTTTTGGCGTTCCAGTATCCCCTGGAAATTCCCGGTGTGAGCAATTTGGACTTTTTGCGGGTTGCCTATAATTCCAAACGGAAACAACAGGGTTTGGAAGAGTTGGATACGTTTGATTTCCAAGACTTGGTGGAAGAGAAGTTAGACGTGGTGAAAATGGATGCGGCATTTTTAGACCGCAGCGTGAATGAAGGGTTTTCTGGAGGGGAGAAAAAGCGGAATGAAATTCTGCAAATGGCCCTTCTAGAACCGACGTTGGCGATTTTAGATGAAACGGATTCAGGTTTGGATATTGATGCCCTGAAAATTGTCGCCAATGGAGTGAATCAGTTAACGCGCCCGGATAATGCGGTGTTGATGATTACCCACTATCAACGGTTGTTGAATTATATTGTGCCCGATTATGTGCATGTGATGGCGGATGGCCGGATTTTACGCACGGGCGGTAAGGAGTTAGCTTTGGAACTTGAATCTAGGGGTTATGACTGGATTCTAGAGGAAGCATTACAGGGGGTGAAATAG